In Lonchura striata isolate bLonStr1 chromosome 2, bLonStr1.mat, whole genome shotgun sequence, a single genomic region encodes these proteins:
- the MXRA5 gene encoding matrix-remodeling-associated protein 5, translating into MGERVAAGALSVVLVLGLGVPLGALGCPQPCACYLPTEVHCTFRSLPAVPARIPKHVERINFGFNSIQSIYENSFAGLTKLELLMIHGNDIQTIPNGALKDLVSLQVFKISYNKLKAITGQTLQGLSSLMRLHMDHNRIEFIHPNAFNGLTSLRLVHLEGNLLQQLHPNTFSTFMVLDYFKLSTVRHLYLSENALRTLPAGIFQGMPLLENLYLHGNPWDCDCGLKWLLEWNEVSGGVLKCKKDKAYEGGQLCAKCSSPKQLQKEDIQNLKDISCRKPVIQSSLRQNSSTQNEEDGDSYELPLEELQSLPWNITLNMTDEHGNIVHLNCEIKKPTGSTKIQWNQIQTQDMEINATIALDFECPMNRENYEKLWKLIAYYSEVPVKLERELMLRKEPKISYQYRQGSDYDALYYTGVKAQILAEPSWVMQPLINIQLNRRQSTGKKVVLSFFTVFSQTIHTKTTRQQRNWVMIEQNQSTRRTQSVVEGSECQLSCSVKASESPSIQWLFPDGTKLQAPFNEKDSRFSILSSGQLRIKAVSYADGGVYHCIAQVRDDTDIMAYRLVVQPTAIQVADSDVVRVEKNVGDPIALPCNAIAIPDPQLSWILPNSQVLNDLSNSSKGYMLSNGTLLIPRSHVTDSGHYRCVAVNQQGSDQIVVRVTVNKMVSDRSFKRIKLKKRPGLSKTRGRVIDDEEGSGAGGVEEFPRRKNHLKDWEIPFKQKSDQVPEAQIKKGKKSRRKMKIWKSTDGTQDSNVAEGRRVFESRRRINVASKQINPQHWADILAKVRGRNLPRTTATTISVTTSLPSVMQETTPAPYSLASPPSSETGADVVDSSADSSPVDEDEQVSVTASQNTEVFTVQPVLIRSETEPFSNHRALETPANMDTLEITLSGPYLTPVSATPQTQGEQHLDVRTDDSVSFAEEPLAKKNVTNFPNVQSSLFRMENVDKTVSSVSEENSAFAELPLDATLLAESQTVDLHSTLEKSLTLNEVGPISVDTVTSTPSQFDEIIPTYSGTTTVPSSTFPFVREKSNDARYQRKKISTGHTKMADLSNSFLTAMPISVQSEEEPETQRNTVTQESISSSNADNSQTEERRNLAIPKHGPIFILHSANAPHKTAEGLETALSMSRLTTVATTTTPYRKTMPSFITQHGRKRPYGRRRRPNRIRQRPKPLPHIVLTTEGMPVIPRTPGIEAVTKTSSATLKSPDLKNTKIQARKEEHMQSTPSLIPDLGVTEEITKIKDVITTFSFKSTTSPPGTKRVTPPISPETLELPVTEPLTILSSYAVDDVLPTKESSVSLKPEQSEVPAYPSLDNVSVEKDTKADSKTVDHKAEQSRTTTSPVYRNSSILSTKPKSQEESNLFDLEVVVNETSAGTFQLARPTMSDLSIPVGTVEVFKDLSVSKELWKPTVSIETPTKAEPPQPYEIITLSSSFSTAETQTFPVRETEKSVTSKAATEPSSLDRKESMLHVFYHSQTTEKPPTTSTAFTSFINLVTLPPSISSTSHPSLHYTTKDSNAFNQERFPEAKQFGAGGDKIVMTSKQNVHPTPSSNQNRISIQSKEQQFNELYSSKSNNSLLLNSNLPHPPAGMIPIINQRLPVVPPKHIPVRGTMKLPVTQGPLRYFITHQPLHYTNKPEITAYAAHTTQDRKNSASQRETATLTQASPVHKINPLTESKFSNQGQNRYKLNSRLFGNNHVPDNRGTAGRLPSQGIPYYPSSRIPFLFNRTRMFPHLNMHPKPDVPSLVVPKDINEKKVAQVFPTGITLQKATAIPVPPVPHATTTTSPQVILKITPPAFLSQSTKPQITTTVHPFKNVHDRNQKFPSVPYMEGIMPHNSTIIQSSSNFRVHGERPKIITKASQTISILAEMDVFIPCDAVGEPKPFITWTKVSTGALMTANSKLQRFEVWKNGTLLIRNAQLQDRGQYLCTAQNLHGEDKMIVVLTVVAHQPKILLSRYRDVTVYFGDTIAMECQASGTPSPLISWIFPDRKILQAVTTTESRIMLHENRTLSIKQATFSDRGVYKCVASNAAGADSIAVRLHIAALPPIIQQEKQENISLPLGSSINIHCTAKAAPSPNIRWVVFDGTQIRPSQFVNGNLFVFPNGTLYIRNVSPKDSGAYECIAANMVGAARRTVQLHVKKHTSNAKITGSSPQRTDVTYGGILHLDCSASGDPWPRILWRLPSKRMIDSLHSTLETRIKVFSNGTLVVHSVTDKDAGDYLCVARNKIGDDYVVLKVNVMMKPAKIEHKNEYNHKVKYGGDLKVDCVATGLPNPEISWGLPDGSMINTFMQSDDSGSRTKRYVVFDNGTLYFNDVGLREEGDYTCYAENQIGKDEMKVRVKVVAEPATIRNKTYIAINVPYGDVVTVACEAKGEPTPKVTWLSPTNRPIPALSDKYQIYRDGTLLIQKTQRSDSGNYTCVARNSAGEDRKIVWIHVDVQPPRINGHLSAITSVRETAIRDSRKLIDCKAEGIPAPRVLWAFPEGVILPAPYYGNRITVHRNGTLDIRGVRQTDAVQLVCIGRNEGGEARLLVQLLITDHLEKPSFRDPVSERITAIAGHSINLNCSVQGNPKPSTSWILPNGSEVLSGSRLHRFYHKRDGILHISSLSAGDAGTYRCTARNPGGYVERVVFLKVGLRPEISNQYNNLVSIINGETLQLHCITQASHRAQISWTLPNGMVMDAPQAVGRFSLMENGSLTVREASVFDRGTYLCKVSTEYGTSVMTVPVIVIAYPPRITSEPAPVIYARPGNSVKLNCMAIGIPKAEITWELPDKSHLTTGAQSRLYGNKFLHPQGSLVIQQSTQRDAGFYKCTAKNILGSDSKTTYIHIF; encoded by the exons ATGGGGGAGCGGGTGGCGGCTGGAGCGCTGTCcgtggtgctggtgctggggctgggggtgccgcTGGGCGCCCTgggctgcccccagccctgcgcCTGCTACCTCCCCACCGAGGTCCACTGCACCTTCCGCTCCCTGCCAGCCGTGCCGGCGCGTATCCCTAAACACGTGGAAAGAATCAACTTTGG gttCAACAGTATACAGTCTATATATGAAAACTCCTTTGCAGGACTTACAAAACTGGAATTGCTCATGATACATGGAAATGACATTCAGACTATTCCTAATGGTGCTTTGAAAGATCTTGTGTCTTTACAG gttTTCAAAATTAGTTACAACAAATTGAAAGCCATAACTGGACAAACACTCCAAGGACTTTCAAGCTTAATGAGACTACACATGGACCACAACAGAATTGAGTTTATTCATCCCAATGCTTTTAATGGTTTAACCTCTCTAAGACTTGTCCACCTAGAAGGAAATTTGCTCCAGCAGCTTCACCCCAACACCTTTTCAACATTTATGGTCCTTGATTATTTCAAATTATCAACAGTAAGACATCTCTACCTATCTGAAAATGCTCTTAGGACCTTGCCTGCAGGGATCTTTCAAGGCATGCCCCTGCTGGAAAATCTTTACCTTCATGGAAATCCATGGGATTGTGACTGCGGTTTGAAGTGGCTCCTTGAATGGAATGAAGTTTCTGGAG gtgttttaaaatgcaaaaaggacAAAGCCTATGAAGGGGGACAGCTTTGTGCTAAGTGCAGCAGCCCAAAACAGCTTCAGAAAGAAGATATTCAAAACTTGAAAGATATTTCCTGCAGGAAGCCTGTAATTCAGTCCTCACTGAGGCAAAATAGCAGTACTCAAAATGAGGAAGATGGTGACAGTTATGAACTCCCTCTGGAAGAACTTCAGTCCTTGCCATGGAACATTACTCTAAATATGACTGATGAGCATGGCAATATAGTCCACCTGAACTGTGAAATCAAAAAACCCACAGGTTCTACCAAAATTCAGTGGAATCAAATCCAGACTCAGGACATGGAAATAAATGCCACAATTGCACTGGATTTTGAATGTCCAATGAATCGAGAAAACTATGAAAAACTATGGAAGCTTATAGCTTACTACAGTGAAGTACCTGTCAAATTAGAGAGGGAACTTATGCTCAGAAAAGAGCCTAAAATAAGCTATCAGTACAGGCAAGGTTCAGATTATGATGCTCTTTACTACACAGGTGTAAAAGCTCAAATACTGGCTGAGCCTTCCTGGGTGATGCAGCCTCTTATAAATATCCAATTAAACAGGCGCCAGAGTACAGGGAAAAAAGTGGTGCTATCGttttttactgtgttttctCAGACAATTCATACCAAAACCACCAGACAGCAGAGAAACTGGGTAATGATAGAGCAAAATCAGAGCACAAGGAGAACGCAGAGTGTGGTGGAAGGGTCAGAGTGTCAgctgagctgcagtgtgaaagcTTCTGAGAGCCCCTCCATTCAGTGGCTTTTTCCAGATGGAACTAAACTTCAGGCACCTTTTAATGAGAAAGACAGTAGGTTTTCGATTCTCAGTAGTGGCCAACTAAGAATAAAAGCAGTGAGTTATGCTGATGGAGGGGTGTACCACTGCATTGCCCAAGTGAGAGATGATACGGATATAATGGCTTACAGACTTGTTGTGCAGCCCACAGCTATTCAGGTAGCTGATTCAGATGTAGTGAGGGTTGAAAAAAATGTTGGTGATCCAATAGCTTTGCCATGCAATGCAATTGCCATCCCAGACCCACAATTGAGCTGGATTCTTCCAAACAGTCAGGTACTCAATGATTTATCAAACTCTTCAAAAGGCTATATGCTGTCCAATGGTACTTTGCTTATTCCAAGGAGCCATGTCACTGATAGTGGCCATTACAGATGTGTGGCTGTCAATCAGCAGGGATCAGATCAGATTGTTGTAAGGGTCACAGTAAATAAAATGGTGTCTGACAGGTCATTTAAACGAATAAAACTAAAGAAGCGTCCGGGCTTGTCAAAAACAAGAGGGCGGGTCATAGATGATGAAGAGGGGTCAGGGGCAGGAGGGGTGGAGGAGTTCCCACGAAGAAAGAACCACCTAAAAGACTGGGAAATaccttttaaacaaaaaagtgaCCAAGTTCCAGAGGCTCAAATTAAAAAGGGGAAgaagagcagaaggaaaatgaaaatctggAAAAGTACTGATGGAACCCAAGACAGCAATGTTGCAGAAGGCCGGAGAGTATTTGAATCTCGAAGGAGAATTAATGTGGCTAGCAAACAAATTAATCCACAGCATTGGGCTGACATTTTGGCAAAGGTCCGTGGGAGGAATCTTCCTAGAACAACAGCTACAACTATCTCTGTAACAACTTCATTGCCATCAGTCATGCAGGAAACTACTCCTGCCCCGTACTCCTTAGCCAGCCCTCCATCTTCAGAGACAGGAGCTGATGTGGTGGATTCCTCTGCTGATTCATCACCTGTGGATGAAGATGAGCAAGTCTCAGTCACTGCTTCACAGAACACGGAAGTGTTTACAGTCCAGCCTGTATTAATAAGGTCAGAAACTGAACCATTCTCCAACCACAGGGCTTTAGAAACACCTGCAAATATGGACACTCTAGAGATTACTTTGTCAGGTCCATATTTGACTCCTGTCTCTGCAACCCCACAAACACAAGGGGAACAGCATCTTGATGTCAGGACAGATGATTCAGTTTCCTTTGCTGAAGAACCTCTAGCCAAAAAAAATGTGACAAACTTTCCTAATGTTCAGAGCAGTTTATTTAGAATGGAAAACGTAGATAAAACTGTATCTTCTGTATCTgaagaaaattctgcttttgctgAGCTACCACTTGATGCTACTCTCCTTGCTGAATCTCAGACTGTAGATCTTCATAGCACCTTGGAGAAAAGCTTGACATTAAATGAAGTGGGCCCAATTAGTGTTGACACAGTAACTTCAACCCCTTCTCAGTTTGATGAGATCATCCCAACATATTCTGGAACTACTACTGTTCCTTCATCTACTTTTCCATTTGTTAGAGAAAAGAGCAATGATGCAAGATACCAGCGCAAAAAAATATCCACAGGTCATACAAAAATGGCAGACCTAAGTAACAGTTTTCTAACTGCCATGCCCATCAGTGTTCAGAGCGAAGAAGAACCTGAAACCCAGAGGAATACAGTGACTCAAGAAAGCATATCCAGCAGTAATGCAGACAATTCTCAAACAGAGGAACGTAGAAACCTAGCTATTCCGAAACACGGTCCCATATTCATTTTGCATAGTGCTAATGCTCCTCATAAAACAGCAGAGGGGTTAGAAACAGCTTTGTCCATGAGTAGATTGACCACTGTGGCCACCACAACAACTCCATATAGAAAGACCATGCCCTCATTTATTACTCAACATGGTAGAAAAAGGCCTtatgggagaaggaggaggccAAACAGAATCCGACAACGACCAAAGCCTTTGCCCCACATTGTTTTAACAACAGAGGGAATGCCTGTAATTCCAAGGACACCTGGAATTGAAGCTGTTACCAAAACTTCTTCTGCAACTCTTAAAAGCCCTGATcttaaaaacaccaaaatacAGGCTAGGAAAGAGGAGCATATGCAATCCACTCCTTCATTAATTCCTGATTTGGGTGTCACAGAGGAAATTACAAAAATCAAAGACGTGATCACAACTTTCTCTTTTAAGTCTACTACTTCTCCACCTGGAACCAAACGTGTGACACCCCCTATTAGCCCTGAAACATTGGAGCTTCCAGTGACTGAACCACTCACAATTTTATCATCATATGCTGTAGATGATGTGCTTCCCACAAAAGAGTCAAGTGTATCTCTGAAACCAGAACAAAGTGAAGTGCCAGCATACCCCTCATTAGACAATGTCTCTGTGGAGAAGGACACGAAAGCAGATTCTAAAACTGTGGATCATAAGGCAGAGCAATCAAGGACCACAACTTCTCCTGTATATAGAAACAGCTCAATATTatcaacaaaaccaaaatctcAAGAAGAGTCTAACCTATTTGACTTAGAAGTTGTAGTTAATGAAACAAGTGCTGGAACATTCCAGTTGGCACGTCCCACTATGAGTGACTTAAGTATTCCTGTTGGCACAGTTGAAGTTTTTAAGGACCTGTCAGTTTCAAAAGAGCTATGGAAGCCCACAGTATCTATAGAAACACCAACAAAGGCTGAGCCACCTCAGCCTTATGAGATCATTACTTTATCCTCCTctttcagcactgcagaaacTCAGACTTTTCCAGTTAGAGAGACAGAGAAATCTGTTACTTCCAAGGCTGCGACAGAGCCATCTTCCTTGGACAGAAAGGAATCTATGTTACATGTGTTTTATCATTCACAGACGACTGAAAAGCCTCCTACTACGTCCACTGCTTTTACTTCATTTATAAATCTTGTCACTCTTCCCCCTTCCATTTCAAGCACTTCACATCCTTCTCTTCATTATACCACCAAGGACAGTAATGCCTTTAATCAAGAAAGGTTCCCAGAAGCAAAACAGTTTGGAGCAGGTGGTGACAAAATAGTGATGACCTCAAAACAGAATGTTCACCCTACTCCTTCCTCTAACCAGAACAGAATTAGCATACAGTCCAAAGAGCAGCAATTCAATGAGTTGTATAGTAGCAAATCAAACAACAGTTTACTGCTAAATTCAAATCTTCCCCATCCACCTGCTGGAATGATACCAATCATAAACCAAAGACTACCTGTTGTGCCTCCAAAGCACATTCCAGTAAGAGGCACAATGAAGCTTCCCGTAACACAGGGCCCACTTCGCTATTTTATAACACATCAGCCTCTTCATTACACAAACAAACCAGAGATAACAGCGTATGCAGCACATACCACCCAGGACAGAAAAAATTCTGCTTCCCAGAGAGAAACAGCTACCCTAACACAAGCCTCTCCAGTTCACAAAATTAATCCATTAACTGAAAGCAAATTCAGTAATCAGGGTCAGAATAGATACAAGCTTAATTCAAGACTTTTTGGAAATAACCATGTTCCAGATAAcagaggcacagctgggagACTACCAAGCCAAGGGATCCCCTATTACCCCAGTTCCAGAATACCATTCCTTTTCAACAGAACAAGGATGTTCCCTCACTTAAATATGCATCCTAAACCAGATGTTCCTAGTCTAGTAGTGCCAAAAGACATAAATGAGAAGAAGGTTGCTCAGGTCTTCCCTACTGGGATCACATTGCAGAAAGCTACAGCTATTCCAGTGCCTCCAGTGCCACATGCCACAACGACCACATCACCACAGGTGATTTTAAAGATCACCCCTCCAGCCTTTCTCTCTCAGAGCACAAAACCACAAATAACCACTACAGTTCATCCTTTTAAAAATGTCCATGATCGTAATCAAAAATTTCCATCTGTTCCTTACATGGAAGGCATTATGCCACACAATTCAACTATAATTCAGTCTTCCAGTAATTTTAGGGTACATGGAGAAAGACCTAAAATTATCACAAAAGCATCTCAAACCATATCCATTCTTGCTGAAATGGATGTTTTTATCCCTTGTGATGCAGTTGGGGAACCCAAGCCTTTTATTACCTGGACAAAAGTCTCTACAG GAGCTCTAATGACAGCCAACAGCAAGTTACAAAGGTTTGAAGTCTGGAAAAATGGTACTCTCCTTATCCGAAATGCTCAGCTTCAGGATCGTGGGCAGTATTTATGCACAGCTCAGAACCTGCATGGTGAAGATAAAATGATTGTTGTGCTCACAGTTGTAGCCCACCAACCCAAAATTTTACTTTCCCGCTATCGAGATGTCACGGTCTACTTTGGAGATACCATAGCAATGGAGTGTCAGGCTAGCGGGACTCCAAGCCCACTAATTTCATGGATATTCCCAGACAGGAAGATCTTGCAGGCAGTCACAACCACAGAAAGCAGGATAATGCTTCATGAAAATCGAACTTTGTCTATCAAGCAAGCAACTTTTTCAGACCGAGGAGTTTACAAATGTGTAGCCAGCAATGCTGCAGGAGCTGACAGCATTGCAGTGAGGCTGCACATTGCAGCTTTACCCCCCATCatccagcaggaaaagcaaGAGAACATTTCCTTGCCCCTTGGTAGCAGCATTAACATCCACTGCACTGCCAAAGCAGCACCTTCTCCCAACATCCGCTGGGTGGTCTTTGATGGCACGCAAATCCGACCTTCTCAGTTTGTCAATGggaatttatttgtttttcctaaTGGGACTCTTTACATTCGAAATGTCTCTCCCAAGGACAGTGGGGCCTATGAGTGCATTGCTGCTAAcatggtgggagctgccaggagaaCAGTACAACTGCACGTGAAAAAGCACACATCTAATGCTAAGATCACTGGGAGCTCTCCTCAGAGAACAGATGTAACATACGGTGGCATCCTGCATTTGGACTGTAGTGCTTCTGGTGACCCTTGGCCTCGGATATTATGGAGGTTGCCTTCCAAAAGGATGATTGATTCCCTTCACAG cACTTTGGAGACTAGAATCAAAGTATTCAGCAATGGGACTTTGGTTGTTCATTCAGTTACAGACAAAGATGCAGGAGACTATTTGTGTGTGGCCCGCAATAAGATAGGGGATGATTATGTGGTCCTCAAAGTGAATGTGATGATGAAACCAGCAAAAATAGAACATAAGAATGAGTATAACCACAAGGTCAAGTATGGAGGGGACCTGAAAGTTGATTGTGTAGCCACAGGTCTGCCAAACCCGGAGATCTCCTGGGGTCTTCCAGATGGCAGCATGATCAATACTTTCATGCAGTCGGATGACAGCGGCAGCCGGACAAAGCGATACGTGGTCTTTGATAATGGAACCTTGTATTTCAATGATGTTGGACTGAGAGAGGAAGGGGACTACACCTGCTATGCTGAAAACCAGATTGGGAAGGATGAAATGAAGGTGCGGGTGAAAGTAGTGGCAGAGCCTGCAACCATCAGGAACAAAACATACATCGCTATTAACGTACCTTATGGCGATGTTGTCACAGTAGCATGTGAAGCCAAAGGAGAACCCACTCCCAAAGTGACCTGGCTTTCCCCAACCAACAGGCCTATTCCTGCCCTATCTGATAAATATCAGATatacagagatggcaccctccTCATTCAAAAGACCCAAAGGTCTGACAGTGGTAACTATACTTGTGTAGCACGGAATAGTGCTGGAGAGGATCGGAAAATAGTTTGGATCCATGTTGATGTTCAGCCTCCTAGAATCAATGGTCATCTCAGTGCAATAACATCTGTGAGGGAGACAGCCATCAGAGACAGCCGGAAACTTATTGACTGCAAAGCTGAGGGCATCCCTGCTCCGCGTGTCCTGTGGGCTTTTCCAGAAGGGGTGATCTTACCAGCTCCCTACTATGGGAACAGGATCACTGTGCATCGCAATGGTACGTTGGATATCAGAGGGGTGAGACAGACAGACGCCGTGCAGCTTGTGTGCATTGGGCGGAATGAAGGTGGGGAAGCGAGATTGCTTGTGCAGCTCCTCATCACAGACCATTTGGAGAAACCCTCCTTCAGAGATCCTGTCAGTGAAAGGATCACTGCCATTGCTGGGCACAGCATCAATCTGAACTGCTCAGTCCAGgggaaccccaaacccagcacaaGCTGGATTCTTCCCAATGGCTCTGAAGTGCTGAGTGGCAGTCGCCTGCACAGATTTTACCATAAGAGGGATGGGATCTTACATATCAGCAGCTTATctgctggggatgctgggaCCTACCGCTGTACAGCCAGAAACCCAGGAGGTTATGTGGAACGAGTAGTCTTCTTGAAGGTGGGACTCAGGCCAGAAATTAGCAACCAGTACAACAACCTGGTGAGCATCATCAATGGAGAAACTCTGCAGCTTCACTGCATCACCCAGGCAAGCCACCGGGCACAGATCTCTTGGACACTGCCCAATGGTATGGTTATGGATGCCCCCCAGGCTGTGGGTCGCTTTTCCCTGATGGAGAATGGCTCACTGACAGTGCGTGAGGCTTCTGTATTTGACAGGGGCACTTACCTGTGCAAAGTGTCAACAGAGTATGGCACTTCTGTTATGACTGTGCCTGTCATTGTGATTGCCTATCCGCCTCGGATCACCAGTGAGCCAGCACCTGTCATTTATGCCAGACCTGGAAATTCAGTTAAACTGAACTGCATGGCCATTGGGATTCCTAAAGCAGAAATTACATGGGAGCTTCCAGATAAATCACATCTGACAACAGGAGCTCAATCCCGTTTGTATGGAAACAAATTCCTCCATCCTCAGGGATCATTAGTCATCCAGCAGTCCACTCAAAGGGATGCAGGCTTCTATAAATGCACTGCTAAAAATATACTAGGCAGTGATTCTAAAACAACCTACATACACATATTCTAA